In Kaistella faecalis, a genomic segment contains:
- a CDS encoding sensor histidine kinase, producing the protein MKRRSFLSKINNWVIYILLTLAVTGVVVASVILINYLRKEEIKRIELFATAIKYQQQEEILVDPNMLELIFQINNTNNTIPVIVTDRNKKPLGPDFQRNIPENVSKNPQKMISLLKKMESSYQPIELQMPDGNNQYVFYTNSNLLNNLRYTPYILGLLVVAYISFSFWFLRTIKKTDEGYVWAGLAKETAHQIGTPLSSMIGWIEILRMENENSQGVKEIENDINRLKTISERFSKIGSVPELNDLNINETLQQNYDYLKSRISSKVRFMLVLPKREILIPHNRILLSWVIENIVKNAVDAMKGEGKLEIDLYEKHKSIIIDFKDSGSGMTNYQASNAFKAGYSTKKRGWGLGLSLAKRVIKEYHRGDIKIAHSEVGKGTTFRITMRNS; encoded by the coding sequence ATGAAACGCAGAAGCTTTCTCTCGAAAATCAACAACTGGGTCATTTATATTCTGCTTACACTTGCTGTTACGGGCGTAGTAGTTGCATCTGTTATTCTGATTAATTATTTGAGAAAGGAAGAGATTAAAAGGATTGAACTTTTTGCTACCGCTATCAAATACCAGCAACAGGAAGAAATTCTTGTCGATCCCAACATGCTGGAACTCATTTTTCAGATTAATAATACCAATAATACAATCCCGGTGATTGTAACCGACAGGAATAAAAAACCACTCGGACCCGATTTCCAGCGAAATATCCCCGAAAATGTTTCAAAAAATCCCCAGAAGATGATTTCGCTGCTTAAAAAGATGGAAAGTTCTTATCAGCCAATTGAGCTACAGATGCCGGATGGGAATAACCAGTACGTTTTTTATACGAACTCCAATCTTCTTAATAATTTGCGGTATACTCCTTATATTCTTGGACTTCTGGTGGTGGCATATATTTCATTTTCCTTCTGGTTTCTAAGAACCATTAAAAAAACTGATGAAGGCTACGTTTGGGCAGGTTTGGCCAAAGAAACTGCGCACCAGATCGGCACGCCGCTATCTTCAATGATTGGATGGATCGAAATTCTCCGCATGGAAAACGAAAACAGTCAGGGCGTGAAAGAGATCGAAAATGACATCAACCGACTGAAAACCATTTCCGAAAGATTTTCTAAAATCGGATCTGTACCAGAGCTGAATGACCTTAATATAAATGAAACGCTACAGCAGAATTACGATTACCTGAAATCCAGAATTTCATCAAAAGTAAGATTCATGCTTGTTCTTCCGAAACGGGAAATTCTGATTCCACACAATCGGATTCTCCTCAGTTGGGTGATCGAAAATATTGTAAAAAATGCTGTAGACGCCATGAAAGGTGAGGGCAAACTGGAGATTGACCTCTACGAAAAACATAAAAGCATCATCATCGATTTTAAAGACAGCGGGTCTGGAATGACGAATTATCAGGCTTCGAATGCCTTCAAAGCTGGTTACTCGACCAAAAAACGCGGCTGGGGTTTAGGACTTTCGCTTGCAAAAAGAGTAATAAAAGAGTATCACCGCGGCGATATTAAAATAGCCCACAGCGAAGTAGGAAAAGGCACAACGTTCAGAATCACCATGAGGAATTCTTAG
- the dacB gene encoding D-alanyl-D-alanine carboxypeptidase/D-alanyl-D-alanine endopeptidase — protein MIRFIAILLLASQTFLAQNTAQKLETATKNLLSSAPAYSANLSLYVVDENGNFIYEHNGNQGLSSASTQKIFTAAAALETLGKNYQYTTTTSYLGDISGGNLTGNLYIYSNGDPTLGSWRYESYKPENFKQKFIDALKQKGISKISGDLIIDDSYFDFQTVPGGWPWNDLGNYYGAGVWSVNWRENQFDISMNGKEMKGVNVDLPNVTWVNDVRAAGSSDQSLIYTAPYSDVAYINGTLPAKAITVSGATPNPPLTLGAEIAKWFQESGINFTGKVISTSMQRIKGEKMLNAPKNNIILEYKSPTLDKIVYWFLRKSVNLYGETFIKTLGKEKKNQGSFDAGVDFLKEFWKGKGINAAMINFADGSGLSPQNYVSARAEVQALLWSRKQPWFNEFFEGFPTQGNGMKMKSGTMKDTKSFAGYHTSKDGKKYVFAIIINNYQSSNLSDALYKVLNVLK, from the coding sequence ATGATCAGATTCATTGCCATATTACTGCTTGCTTCCCAGACGTTTCTCGCTCAGAATACCGCACAAAAATTAGAAACAGCTACCAAAAATCTGCTTAGTTCCGCGCCGGCTTATTCGGCGAATCTGTCGCTCTATGTTGTGGACGAAAACGGTAATTTTATCTATGAACATAACGGAAACCAAGGACTTTCTAGCGCGTCAACACAGAAGATATTTACTGCAGCGGCTGCGTTGGAAACCTTAGGAAAGAACTATCAGTATACGACTACAACTTCCTATTTGGGAGATATTTCAGGCGGAAATTTGACCGGAAATCTCTATATCTATTCCAACGGTGATCCCACTTTAGGAAGCTGGCGTTACGAGAGTTATAAACCTGAAAATTTTAAACAAAAATTCATTGATGCGCTCAAACAGAAAGGGATTTCAAAAATCTCGGGCGATTTGATTATTGATGATTCTTATTTTGATTTTCAAACGGTTCCAGGTGGCTGGCCGTGGAACGATTTAGGGAATTACTACGGTGCAGGAGTCTGGAGTGTCAACTGGCGCGAAAACCAGTTCGATATCAGCATGAACGGCAAGGAAATGAAGGGTGTAAACGTAGATCTTCCAAATGTAACCTGGGTAAATGATGTTAGAGCAGCCGGCAGTTCAGACCAGAGTTTAATTTATACTGCGCCTTATTCGGACGTGGCTTACATTAACGGTACACTTCCGGCAAAAGCAATTACAGTTTCTGGCGCAACACCTAATCCGCCACTGACTTTGGGAGCCGAAATTGCCAAGTGGTTTCAGGAATCGGGAATTAATTTCACCGGAAAAGTTATTTCAACTTCAATGCAGAGAATTAAAGGCGAAAAAATGCTTAATGCTCCTAAAAACAACATCATTTTGGAATACAAATCACCAACCCTGGATAAAATCGTATACTGGTTTTTGCGAAAAAGTGTGAACCTTTATGGTGAAACCTTCATCAAAACCTTAGGAAAAGAAAAGAAAAACCAGGGAAGCTTCGATGCAGGAGTCGATTTTCTTAAAGAATTCTGGAAAGGCAAAGGAATCAATGCGGCCATGATTAATTTCGCTGACGGAAGCGGTCTTTCGCCTCAAAATTATGTTTCTGCGCGAGCTGAGGTTCAGGCACTGCTGTGGAGCCGCAAACAGCCTTGGTTCAATGAGTTTTTTGAAGGTTTTCCTACTCAGGGTAACGGTATGAAAATGAAAAGCGGTACGATGAAAGACACCAAATCTTTTGCGGGCTATCATACATCCAAAGATGGCAAAAAGTATGTTTTTGCGATCATCATTAATAACTACCAGAGTTCTAACCTGAGTGATGCGCTGTATAAAGTTTTAAATGTTTTAAAGTAA
- a CDS encoding RelA/SpoT family protein translates to MVYDLEQENKEILARYRDLISNTYRTLDEEQNKVIRKAFDIALDAHKDQRRKTGEPYIYHPIEVAKIVANEIGLGATSIACALLHDVIEDSEYTYEDIKKIFGKKIADIVNGLTKISVMNHQNISIQSENYRKLLLTLSEDFRVILIKIADRLHNMRTLDSMTPDKQKKIASETVYIYAPLAHRLGFYNIKSELEDLSLKFNNPDVYFDISERLELAKENREKYIEEFKKEVSEQLRDEGLNFSIKGRAKAISSIYRKMLKQNVTFDEVFDNYAIRIIYKSDAKNEKFLAWKIYSIVTDLYHSNPQRMRDWISQPRSTGYESLHLTVLGPDKKWIEVQIRSERMDDIAEKGVAAHYKYKEGFSKNSDEKNFDTWVTEIREVLENQQSLTTTELLDNIKLNLYSKEVFVFTPKGEIKILPIGSTALDFAFSVHSDLGTKCLGAKVNGKLVPISYVLQNGDQMDILSSQNQKPKPDWLDFVVTSKAKSKIKAILNSEKNQLVEEGKEILQRKMRHAKLNFNDEEINKMQKFFNLKTSQELFLSFQNGNLDIGDIKKYTEGKGIFSNFIQRFRKSPTKNTEFTEAPETNLDMIVFGKDEEKMNYSFAKCCTVIPGDKIFGFITISDGIKVHNDACPNAINLRAQYDYRVLPAKWVNEESFKNRIKIEIEGLDRMGMINDITAVISNSMNMDMKSMSIESNNGIFLGNINLEVKNKSQLEETFKQLKNINGVSRVKRL, encoded by the coding sequence ATGGTATACGATTTAGAACAGGAAAATAAGGAAATTCTTGCGCGCTACAGAGATTTAATTTCCAATACTTACCGCACTCTGGATGAAGAGCAGAACAAAGTCATCCGGAAAGCGTTCGATATTGCTTTGGATGCCCACAAAGACCAGCGCAGAAAAACCGGTGAACCCTACATTTACCACCCCATCGAGGTGGCAAAAATCGTTGCCAACGAAATCGGTTTGGGAGCAACATCAATCGCTTGTGCATTGCTTCACGACGTTATCGAAGATTCGGAATATACCTACGAAGACATCAAAAAAATCTTCGGAAAAAAAATCGCCGATATTGTAAACGGATTGACCAAAATCTCGGTGATGAATCACCAGAATATTTCGATTCAGTCTGAAAATTACCGTAAGCTTCTCCTTACCCTTTCTGAAGATTTTCGGGTAATTCTCATCAAAATTGCAGACCGGCTGCACAATATGCGCACACTGGATAGTATGACGCCGGACAAGCAAAAGAAAATTGCGTCAGAAACAGTCTATATCTACGCTCCCCTTGCCCACCGGCTCGGGTTTTATAACATTAAATCTGAGCTTGAGGATCTCTCTTTAAAGTTTAACAATCCGGATGTTTATTTTGATATTTCAGAACGTCTGGAACTTGCCAAAGAAAACCGTGAAAAATATATTGAAGAGTTCAAAAAAGAAGTTTCCGAGCAACTCAGGGATGAGGGTTTAAATTTCTCAATCAAAGGCCGTGCGAAAGCAATCTCTTCCATTTACAGGAAAATGCTGAAGCAAAATGTAACTTTTGACGAAGTTTTCGATAATTACGCCATCCGGATAATTTATAAATCTGACGCAAAGAACGAAAAATTCCTCGCATGGAAAATATATTCGATTGTAACCGACCTTTATCACAGCAATCCGCAACGAATGCGCGACTGGATTTCGCAGCCGCGTTCTACAGGATATGAAAGTCTTCATTTGACGGTTTTGGGTCCTGACAAAAAATGGATTGAAGTGCAGATCCGCTCCGAAAGGATGGATGATATTGCCGAAAAAGGTGTTGCTGCACATTATAAATACAAAGAAGGATTCAGCAAAAACAGCGACGAAAAAAACTTCGATACTTGGGTTACTGAGATCCGTGAGGTTTTGGAAAATCAGCAATCGCTTACCACGACAGAACTTTTAGACAATATTAAACTTAATCTTTACTCAAAGGAAGTTTTTGTTTTTACTCCGAAAGGTGAAATTAAAATCCTTCCCATCGGTTCTACTGCGCTCGATTTTGCGTTTTCGGTTCACTCTGATTTAGGCACAAAATGTCTGGGCGCAAAGGTCAACGGCAAGCTGGTTCCAATTTCATACGTTCTGCAAAACGGTGACCAGATGGACATTCTGTCGTCCCAGAACCAAAAGCCCAAGCCCGACTGGCTCGACTTTGTCGTCACCTCCAAAGCAAAATCGAAAATTAAGGCGATTCTGAATTCAGAAAAAAATCAGTTGGTTGAAGAAGGGAAAGAAATCCTTCAGAGAAAAATGCGCCACGCCAAACTGAATTTTAATGATGAGGAAATCAATAAAATGCAGAAATTCTTTAATCTGAAGACTTCGCAGGAACTGTTTCTGAGTTTCCAGAACGGTAATCTGGATATAGGTGACATTAAAAAATATACCGAGGGAAAAGGAATTTTCAGCAATTTCATCCAGCGTTTCCGAAAATCTCCGACAAAAAATACAGAGTTTACTGAGGCTCCGGAAACCAATCTCGATATGATTGTTTTTGGGAAGGATGAAGAAAAGATGAACTACTCTTTCGCCAAATGCTGCACCGTAATCCCCGGCGACAAAATCTTCGGCTTTATAACCATTTCAGACGGTATTAAAGTGCACAACGATGCCTGCCCAAATGCCATAAACCTCCGCGCACAATACGATTACAGAGTTTTACCTGCGAAATGGGTGAACGAAGAAAGTTTCAAAAACAGAATTAAAATCGAAATTGAAGGACTTGACAGAATGGGTATGATTAATGACATCACTGCGGTCATCAGTAATTCGATGAACATGGATATGAAGAGTATGTCGATAGAATCCAACAACGGAATATTTTTGGGAAACATCAATCTCGAAGTAAAAAACAAAAGCCAACTGGAAGAAACCTTCAAACAGCTTAAAAACATCAATGGCGTCTCGAGAGTTAAACGACTTTAA
- the nhaA gene encoding Na+/H+ antiporter NhaA, whose protein sequence is MVITDYFKKFIHNSQSSGILLILCVAVSLLIANSSLGPAFQNLLDKKIGTEMFQLNYPISIWINDGLMAIFFLLVGLEIKREIVEGELSSLKNASLPIVAAVGGMVVPALIYFLFNTGTEYANGWAIPMATDIAFSLAIISLLGKGVPLSLKIFLTALAIVDDLGAIMVIAIFYTDQIHWNYMGLSGLMVALLVTLNFFNVKKHIFYLIPGVLLWYFMHHSGIHATIAGVLLAFTIPTNVSTTEISPLEKLEQQLHLPVSFLIMPIFALANTNITFKAGMVDGLFSSLGYGIILGLFLGKLVGINLFSYIFVKLKISNLPLNSTWPQMIGTALLAGIGFTMSIFIALLSFKGHPEIQDEAKFAILMASLISGISGYLILKNFRKKTVDQD, encoded by the coding sequence ATGGTTATTACCGACTATTTCAAAAAATTTATTCACAATTCCCAGTCTTCGGGTATTTTACTTATTTTGTGTGTTGCCGTCTCGCTGTTGATCGCAAATTCATCTCTGGGCCCGGCATTCCAGAATTTGCTGGACAAAAAAATTGGCACCGAGATGTTTCAGCTCAACTACCCGATCAGCATCTGGATTAATGATGGTCTGATGGCGATTTTCTTCCTTCTCGTTGGTCTGGAAATTAAAAGGGAAATTGTTGAAGGTGAGCTCTCGAGTCTGAAAAATGCTTCGTTACCTATCGTAGCTGCTGTGGGAGGTATGGTAGTGCCTGCATTGATTTATTTTTTGTTCAACACCGGGACCGAATATGCCAATGGTTGGGCAATTCCCATGGCAACCGATATCGCATTTTCGTTAGCAATTATTTCTCTTCTGGGAAAAGGTGTACCCCTTTCATTAAAGATATTCCTTACCGCTTTGGCAATTGTGGATGATCTGGGTGCAATTATGGTGATCGCGATTTTCTATACCGACCAGATTCACTGGAATTATATGGGTCTGAGTGGGTTGATGGTCGCTTTATTGGTGACATTAAATTTCTTCAATGTCAAGAAACATATTTTTTATCTTATTCCCGGTGTGCTGCTTTGGTATTTCATGCACCATTCCGGGATTCACGCAACCATTGCGGGTGTGCTGCTAGCGTTTACAATTCCTACGAATGTTTCTACAACAGAAATATCGCCGCTGGAAAAATTGGAGCAGCAGCTGCATCTTCCGGTAAGTTTTCTTATTATGCCAATTTTTGCGCTGGCCAACACCAATATCACCTTTAAAGCAGGAATGGTTGACGGACTTTTCAGCAGTTTGGGCTATGGAATTATTCTGGGACTTTTCCTGGGAAAATTGGTAGGCATCAATTTATTTTCCTACATCTTCGTTAAACTGAAAATCAGCAACCTGCCACTAAACAGTACATGGCCGCAAATGATCGGAACCGCTTTACTTGCAGGAATTGGTTTCACCATGTCGATCTTCATCGCCCTGCTTTCGTTTAAAGGACATCCGGAAATTCAGGACGAGGCTAAATTTGCCATCCTCATGGCATCCCTCATATCAGGAATTTCAGGTTATCTTATCTTGAAAAATTTCCGAAAAAAAACGGTTGATCAGGATTAA
- a CDS encoding YihY/virulence factor BrkB family protein has protein sequence MGIKTPRFLLKIHQYLDDIHIPVLGISLWKMFEIYGQGVFKMQIGRSAASISWSFFLSLFPFILFLLSLLPYLPHYDKLQFYIFEVLMHNIFPAHIQHDVSSYIQTFIIPNMKNISNLTIIFAMIFAVNGTHSLINGFNIHTNLQRGVVKEYIVAFFITIAFIVLIIASLLGVYYSEVVLKLFTPEINISWLVKNMSKIIGFFSFPVFYFILLALFYWVGCLKITSFKQAMPGAALTTVLFVVLAYVFTIYVRDFARYNVLYGSIGTIILVMVWVNLNIILILLGNELNIAIKKVRVEKMIADEMKHNAQQFNPELLPDLEEPDDTHTVKI, from the coding sequence ATGGGTATTAAAACTCCTAGATTCCTCCTGAAAATCCATCAGTATCTCGATGATATTCATATTCCTGTATTAGGAATTTCGCTTTGGAAAATGTTCGAGATATACGGTCAGGGTGTTTTTAAAATGCAGATTGGGCGCAGCGCCGCAAGTATTTCCTGGAGCTTTTTTCTGAGTCTGTTTCCGTTTATCCTGTTCCTGCTTTCGCTGCTGCCGTATCTGCCGCATTACGATAAACTTCAGTTCTATATTTTCGAGGTGCTGATGCATAATATCTTCCCGGCGCATATTCAGCACGATGTTTCTTCTTATATACAGACTTTCATCATTCCGAATATGAAGAACATCAGCAATCTTACCATTATTTTTGCGATGATCTTTGCGGTGAACGGCACGCATTCGCTGATCAACGGTTTTAATATTCACACGAATCTGCAGCGCGGCGTGGTGAAGGAATATATTGTTGCTTTTTTTATCACCATTGCGTTTATCGTGCTCATTATAGCATCTCTGCTGGGAGTTTATTACAGCGAAGTGGTTCTGAAACTTTTCACTCCGGAAATAAATATTTCCTGGCTCGTAAAAAATATGTCGAAGATCATAGGATTTTTCTCGTTTCCTGTTTTCTATTTTATTTTACTGGCGCTTTTTTACTGGGTAGGATGTCTTAAGATTACTTCGTTTAAACAGGCAATGCCCGGCGCGGCGCTAACAACAGTTCTGTTTGTAGTGTTGGCTTATGTTTTTACGATTTATGTGCGTGACTTTGCCCGTTATAATGTCCTTTACGGCTCTATCGGGACTATTATTCTGGTAATGGTTTGGGTTAACCTGAACATTATTTTGATTCTTCTGGGAAATGAACTGAATATCGCAATTAAAAAAGTACGGGTAGAAAAAATGATTGCCGATGAAATGAAACACAATGCACAGCAGTTTAATCCCGAACTTCTTCCTGATTTAGAAGAACCGGATGATACCCATACCGTGAAAATTTAA
- the rlmH gene encoding 23S rRNA (pseudouridine(1915)-N(3))-methyltransferase RlmH: protein MRINLLCIGKTDDKEIAGLVKYYQNRLPKHWNFEITEISDVKNAKNLSPELLKKEEAKLFLSHTENSDIVVLLDENGKQFTSREFAGKIDNWMNSSVKKVSFFIGGAYGFSDEIYQRANEKMSLSKMTFTHQMIRLFFVEQIYRADQILQGKPYHND, encoded by the coding sequence ATGAGAATCAATTTGCTGTGCATTGGCAAAACCGACGATAAGGAAATTGCCGGCCTTGTAAAGTACTACCAAAACCGGCTTCCAAAGCATTGGAATTTCGAAATTACAGAAATTTCCGACGTTAAAAATGCCAAAAATCTTTCGCCCGAACTTCTGAAAAAAGAAGAAGCCAAACTTTTCCTCAGTCACACCGAAAACTCTGATATTGTCGTTCTACTCGACGAAAACGGAAAACAGTTCACCAGTCGCGAATTTGCCGGTAAAATTGATAACTGGATGAATTCCTCCGTAAAAAAAGTATCTTTTTTTATTGGCGGAGCTTATGGTTTTTCAGACGAGATTTACCAGCGGGCCAACGAAAAAATGTCTTTATCTAAGATGACTTTCACGCACCAGATGATCCGGCTTTTCTTTGTTGAACAAATTTACCGCGCCGACCAAATCCTTCAGGGAAAACCGTATCATAACGACTGA
- a CDS encoding HipA family kinase has protein sequence MTQDLSLRTVTVMRYILPLREGGSLPALAEADDDFKYVLKFRGGGHGVKMLISELLGGKIAEILGLQIPELVFANLDVDFGRTEGDEEIQDLLKFSEGLNLALHFLSGAIAYDGSVKIDSLLASKIVWLDAFITNIDRTFKNTNLLMWHKELWVIDNGASFYFHHSWMNFEKHALSPFAYIKDHVLLRQASMLDEADAFAKTVLNETILRQIVELIPMEWLQWNDTDDSPEEIKEVYFNFLKTRLENSHNFVNEAKNARG, from the coding sequence ATGACTCAGGATTTAAGTTTACGCACCGTTACGGTGATGCGCTATATTTTACCGCTTCGTGAGGGCGGGTCGCTGCCGGCTTTGGCAGAGGCAGATGACGATTTTAAATATGTTTTGAAATTCCGTGGTGGCGGCCACGGCGTAAAAATGTTGATCTCCGAACTTTTAGGCGGAAAAATCGCGGAAATTCTCGGTTTGCAGATTCCCGAACTTGTTTTTGCCAATCTTGATGTTGATTTCGGGAGAACCGAAGGCGACGAAGAAATTCAGGATTTACTTAAATTCTCAGAAGGTTTAAATCTTGCGCTGCATTTTCTTTCCGGAGCCATTGCGTATGACGGTTCCGTAAAAATCGACTCACTTCTCGCTTCAAAAATTGTGTGGCTCGATGCATTTATTACAAATATCGACAGAACTTTTAAGAATACCAATCTGCTGATGTGGCATAAGGAACTTTGGGTGATTGATAATGGCGCCTCGTTCTACTTCCATCATTCGTGGATGAATTTTGAAAAGCATGCGCTGAGCCCTTTTGCTTATATAAAAGATCACGTCCTTCTTCGCCAGGCTTCGATGCTTGATGAAGCTGATGCTTTTGCCAAAACAGTTTTAAATGAAACCATTCTGCGCCAGATTGTAGAACTTATTCCTATGGAATGGCTGCAGTGGAACGATACCGATGATTCACCGGAAGAAATTAAAGAAGTGTATTTTAATTTCCTGAAAACCCGACTCGAGAATTCCCATAACTTTGTAAACGAAGCGAAAAATGCAAGAGGTTAA
- a CDS encoding DUF3037 domain-containing protein has protein sequence MQEVKIYEYAVIRLVPKVEREEFFNIGLVMFSKKEKYIRVEFHLCPKKFELMQCEIDFTDILQNLENFKHVARGEKEGGEIGAFDIPERFRWLTAVRSSVIQTSRPHPGKTTDLDATFERLFEELVK, from the coding sequence ATGCAAGAGGTTAAAATTTACGAATACGCGGTAATCAGGCTGGTTCCCAAAGTTGAAAGAGAAGAATTTTTCAATATCGGCCTCGTGATGTTTTCTAAAAAAGAAAAGTACATTCGGGTGGAATTTCATCTTTGTCCGAAAAAATTTGAACTGATGCAGTGTGAAATTGATTTTACAGACATTCTACAAAATCTTGAAAATTTCAAACATGTTGCAAGAGGTGAAAAAGAAGGCGGAGAAATTGGGGCTTTTGATATTCCTGAACGTTTCCGCTGGCTGACAGCAGTTAGGAGTTCGGTGATCCAGACTTCACGTCCGCATCCGGGGAAAACTACGGATTTGGATGCAACATTTGAACGGTTGTTTGAGGAGTTAGTAAAATAG